The following are encoded in a window of Bacteroidales bacterium genomic DNA:
- the recN gene encoding DNA repair protein RecN, whose protein sequence is MLQQLTIENYTLIQQLSISFNNGFTVITGETGAGKSILIGALSLILGQRADSNVLLDKDAKCIIEGLFYGKDYNLRSFFDHNDLDYDDSIVIRREITPAGKSRAFINDTPVNLNLVRELGEKLVDIHSQHAILALNDPAFQLSIADEYAGHNSLLKTYQAEYKGLQLLTNDLRHLQQDEINAKKDQDYLNFQLTEINKARLQPGEKEELEEQLEVQTHAEEIKTYLLQVKHLFSNEENSLLGKIAESASLLKKVSAYYSEGANLLQRLESVFIELKDIDQEINQLETSVVYEPEKLEQLNQRLSLIYQLEQKHHVSGIEELLRIASKLNEKLNNIVSLEDKIPLVKAEIAKKLDQLTLLNQQLSAGRQATTQLVSDELTTMVRQLGMPDAKVQLIIEPLQEPGPDGSEKVKLLFNANKGGNLKEVSSIASGGELSRLMLAVKYLLSSKKKLPTLIFDEIDVGISGEIAAKMGSMMLNMSKTLQLLTITHLPQIAGKASNHLLVYKESGDHATLSNIRTLNHEDRILEIAKMLSDENVSEISMMKAKELLE, encoded by the coding sequence ATGTTGCAGCAACTTACCATTGAAAATTATACGCTGATCCAGCAACTCTCTATCAGCTTCAACAATGGATTTACAGTTATTACCGGCGAAACCGGCGCAGGAAAATCAATCCTGATTGGTGCATTATCACTTATTCTGGGTCAGCGGGCCGATTCAAATGTATTGCTTGATAAAGATGCAAAATGCATTATCGAAGGGTTATTTTACGGAAAAGATTATAATCTGCGAAGCTTTTTTGACCACAATGACCTGGATTATGATGATTCAATAGTTATTCGGCGTGAGATTACACCTGCAGGTAAATCGCGGGCTTTCATCAATGATACTCCTGTGAACCTGAACCTGGTTCGCGAACTGGGTGAAAAGCTTGTCGACATTCACTCACAGCATGCCATTCTTGCCCTAAACGATCCTGCTTTTCAACTCAGCATCGCCGATGAATATGCAGGTCATAACAGCTTACTGAAAACCTATCAGGCAGAATATAAAGGTTTGCAATTACTGACAAATGATTTGCGACATCTGCAACAGGACGAGATAAATGCAAAAAAGGATCAGGATTATCTTAATTTCCAGCTAACCGAAATCAACAAGGCGCGCCTGCAACCAGGAGAAAAAGAAGAACTTGAAGAACAGCTGGAGGTTCAGACCCATGCTGAAGAAATAAAAACATATTTGCTTCAGGTAAAACATTTGTTTAGCAATGAGGAAAACAGTTTACTTGGCAAAATTGCTGAATCTGCGAGTCTTTTAAAAAAAGTAAGCGCATACTATTCTGAGGGTGCGAACCTCTTGCAAAGGTTAGAGTCGGTGTTTATCGAACTCAAAGATATTGACCAGGAAATCAACCAGCTAGAAACATCGGTGGTTTATGAACCCGAAAAGCTTGAGCAGTTAAACCAACGCTTAAGTTTAATTTATCAGCTTGAGCAAAAGCATCATGTTTCGGGCATTGAAGAACTGCTCAGGATCGCTTCTAAACTCAATGAGAAGCTGAACAATATTGTTTCGCTTGAGGATAAAATTCCTCTTGTAAAAGCCGAAATTGCTAAAAAGCTGGATCAATTAACTCTTCTGAACCAACAACTCAGCGCAGGAAGGCAGGCAACCACCCAACTGGTTTCAGATGAACTGACCACAATGGTCAGGCAACTTGGTATGCCTGATGCAAAAGTTCAGCTTATTATTGAACCGTTGCAAGAACCCGGTCCTGATGGTTCTGAAAAAGTCAAACTGCTTTTTAATGCGAACAAAGGTGGGAACCTCAAGGAAGTTTCGTCCATTGCTTCCGGTGGCGAATTATCAAGATTGATGCTGGCGGTAAAATACCTTTTGTCAAGCAAGAAGAAACTTCCAACCCTGATCTTCGATGAAATTGATGTGGGAATATCAGGCGAAATTGCGGCAAAAATGGGCTCGATGATGCTGAATATGTCCAAAACCCTGCAGTTGCTCACCATCACTCACCTGCCCCAGATTGCGGGCAAGGCATCAAATCATTTATTGGTTTACAAGGAATCCGGAGATCACGCAACACTTTCAAATATAAGGACGCTGAACCATGAGGATCGCATTTTGGAAATTGCGAAAATGCTTAGCGATGAGAATGTATCCGAAATTTCGATGATGAAGGCAAAGGAATTGTTGGAATGA
- a CDS encoding enoyl-ACP reductase has protein sequence MANNLLQGKKGLIFGALNELSIAWKVAERAHEEGASLVLTNTPIALRMGTIDELAEKTSSKLVAADATSVSDLEALFEQTLDHFGGKFDFVLHSIGMSPNVRKKIPYHEINYENFLKTMDISAISFHKMIQTAKKLDAINDWGSIVGLSYIAAQRTLYEYNDMADAKAALESIARSFGYIYGREKKIRINTISQSPTPTTAGLGVKGFGGLMDFTERMSPLGNATALECADYCITLFSDLTRKVTMQNLFHDGGFSSMGMSARAMEMYNKSLECKDCHENPLNDPSEPES, from the coding sequence ATGGCAAACAATTTATTACAAGGGAAAAAAGGTTTGATTTTTGGAGCGCTCAACGAATTGTCCATTGCCTGGAAAGTGGCCGAACGCGCCCACGAAGAAGGCGCAAGCCTTGTTCTCACAAACACGCCCATCGCCCTCAGAATGGGAACCATTGACGAACTTGCCGAAAAAACTTCAAGTAAGTTGGTCGCCGCCGATGCCACCAGCGTCAGCGATCTGGAAGCTTTATTTGAGCAGACACTGGATCATTTTGGTGGAAAGTTTGACTTTGTACTGCATTCCATCGGCATGTCGCCCAATGTACGCAAGAAAATACCTTATCATGAAATCAATTACGAGAACTTCCTTAAAACAATGGATATTTCTGCAATATCATTTCACAAAATGATACAAACGGCCAAGAAGCTGGATGCCATCAACGATTGGGGTTCTATCGTAGGCCTTTCCTATATTGCTGCTCAACGAACCCTCTATGAATACAACGATATGGCCGATGCCAAGGCAGCGCTGGAATCCATTGCGCGTAGCTTTGGCTACATTTATGGTCGTGAAAAGAAAATCCGTATCAACACCATTTCACAATCACCAACGCCAACCACGGCCGGTTTGGGCGTAAAAGGATTCGGTGGATTGATGGATTTCACCGAACGCATGTCGCCCCTGGGAAATGCAACTGCGCTGGAATGTGCGGATTATTGTATCACTTTGTTCTCGGATCTGACCCGCAAGGTTACCATGCAGAACCTTTTCCACGATGGCGGTTTCAGCAGCATGGGTATGAGCGCAAGGGCCATGGAAATGTATAACAAAAGTCTGGAATGCAAGGACTGTCATGAGAATCCTTTGAATGACCCATCCGAGCCTGAATCCTGA
- a CDS encoding electron transfer flavoprotein subunit beta/FixA family protein — protein sequence MSFRIICLAKQVPDTRNVGKDAMKADGTVNRAALPAIFNPEDLHALEQALRIKDMHKDAEVILLTMGPARAAEIIREAMYRGADRGYLVTDRKFAGSDTLATSYVLSQAIKKLAPYHLVISGRQAIDGDTAQVGPQTAEKLGIPQVTYAEEIISLTYKEIVIKRRLERGVETVKAPLPLAITVHNSAPHCRPRVGKLLMKYKHARTITELQSEIRDYTELYQNRPYLQIDEWGVDEIDASQEFLGLSGSPTKVKKIENVVLQHKETQVIHNDEGIEELMKSLIEAHIIG from the coding sequence ATGAGTTTTCGCATTATCTGCCTGGCCAAACAGGTGCCTGATACACGAAATGTGGGTAAGGACGCCATGAAGGCCGACGGCACTGTTAACCGTGCTGCTTTGCCTGCAATTTTTAACCCCGAGGACCTTCACGCACTTGAACAAGCTTTGCGCATCAAGGACATGCATAAGGATGCGGAAGTAATATTGCTTACCATGGGACCCGCTCGTGCTGCCGAAATTATCCGTGAGGCAATGTATCGTGGTGCCGACAGGGGCTATCTGGTCACTGACCGCAAATTTGCCGGAAGTGATACACTGGCTACTTCCTATGTGCTTTCGCAGGCGATAAAGAAATTGGCTCCATACCACCTCGTGATCAGCGGGCGTCAAGCCATTGACGGCGACACAGCCCAGGTAGGTCCGCAAACGGCTGAAAAACTTGGAATTCCACAGGTTACTTACGCCGAAGAAATCATTTCACTAACTTACAAAGAAATTGTTATCAAACGCAGGCTGGAAAGGGGAGTGGAGACGGTGAAAGCGCCGCTGCCACTTGCAATTACGGTGCACAATTCCGCACCGCACTGCAGGCCAAGGGTCGGTAAACTTTTGATGAAATACAAGCATGCCCGCACCATTACTGAACTGCAATCGGAAATACGCGACTATACTGAGCTTTATCAGAACCGTCCTTACTTGCAGATTGATGAATGGGGTGTTGATGAGATTGATGCCAGCCAGGAATTTCTGGGTTTGTCCGGCAGCCCCACCAAGGTAAAGAAGATTGAGAATGTAGTGCTGCAACATAAAGAAACACAGGTCATCCATAACGATGAAGGCATTGAAGAACTAATGAAAAGCCTGATTGAAGCCCACATAATCGGATAA
- a CDS encoding electron transfer flavoprotein subunit alpha/FixB family protein: MNSVFVYCEITEEGHVAEVSLELLSKGRKLANQLKTKLEAVLIGNDQVSKAAESVFPFGVDVAHIAIDERLFPYLTLPHAAIVSNVFKQEQPDVAIFGATSIGRDLAPRIASALRCGLTADCTSLEIGDHTETRTQKEFKNLLYQIRPAFGGNIIATIINPETRPQMATVREGVMKKEIFDAEYKGEIKEIDVASILSNDDFVVSIIERHMEKSKIDIKGAQILVAGGYGVGSKANFDLLFQLADVLGAEVAASRAAVDAGFVEHERQVGQTGITVRPKLYIACGISGAVQHRAGMDQSGQIISINTDPNAPINSIADYTIIGDVADIIPKMIKYYRANSK, from the coding sequence GTGAACAGTGTTTTTGTTTATTGCGAAATAACAGAAGAAGGCCATGTTGCCGAAGTAAGCCTCGAACTGCTTTCAAAAGGCCGCAAACTTGCAAATCAGCTTAAAACAAAGCTTGAAGCTGTGCTGATTGGAAATGATCAGGTAAGCAAAGCTGCAGAATCAGTTTTTCCATTTGGTGTTGATGTGGCACATATTGCCATTGATGAACGCCTCTTTCCTTACCTCACGCTGCCTCATGCCGCAATCGTTTCCAATGTGTTCAAACAGGAACAACCCGATGTGGCAATCTTTGGTGCGACCTCAATCGGGCGCGACCTTGCACCAAGGATCGCATCAGCGTTGAGATGCGGGTTAACAGCCGATTGCACCAGCCTCGAAATTGGCGATCACACTGAAACACGTACGCAAAAGGAATTTAAAAACTTGTTGTATCAGATCAGGCCGGCTTTTGGTGGGAATATCATTGCCACCATCATCAATCCCGAAACCCGCCCGCAAATGGCTACCGTGAGGGAAGGGGTGATGAAAAAAGAAATTTTTGACGCAGAATATAAGGGAGAAATAAAGGAAATTGATGTGGCATCCATTCTCAGCAATGACGATTTCGTCGTGAGCATTATTGAGCGCCACATGGAAAAAAGCAAGATTGACATCAAGGGTGCGCAAATCCTCGTGGCCGGCGGATATGGAGTTGGTTCAAAAGCCAATTTCGATCTGCTCTTTCAGCTTGCCGATGTGTTGGGAGCGGAAGTGGCTGCTTCACGTGCTGCTGTTGATGCGGGCTTTGTTGAACACGAACGCCAGGTTGGACAAACTGGGATTACGGTTCGGCCAAAACTTTACATTGCTTGCGGTATTTCAGGAGCAGTGCAACACCGAGCCGGGATGGACCAATCGGGCCAGATCATTTCTATAAACACCGATCCGAACGCTCCGATCAATAGCATCGCTGATTATACTATCATTGGTGATGTGGCGGATATCATCCCAAAAATGATCAAATACTATCGCGCAAATTCAAAGTAA
- a CDS encoding acyl-CoA dehydrogenase family protein, whose protein sequence is MANFFNDNEHLQFHLNHPLMKKIVRLKENDFKERDEFDHAPLDFEDAMDSYEKVLEIIGEIAGETIHPNAEGVDRDGPVLLNNEVRYAAGTQEDHEVLVKAGLVGMSLPRKYDGLNFPMVPYVIAAEIVSRADAGFANIWGLQDCAETIHEFASEEIKNKYLPRFNKGATAAMILTEPDAGSDLQSVQLKATFDEKKSTWFLNGVKRFITNGDADISLVLARSEDGTSDARGLSLFVYDRKEKAVNIRRIENKLGIKGSPTCEMVFNNAPATLIGDTRMGLIKYVMSLMNSARLGVGAQSVGIAEAAYREALKYAYEREQFGKPIIQYPAIYELLTMMQAKIHATRTLLYETARFVDVYKAYTFLAEERKLDAEERVDQKYYSRNADILTPLVKLFASEYCNQVTYDALQIHGGTGYMKDFPVERLYRDARITTIYEGTSQLQVVAAIRGVGNGAYLKLMQEYASRPVHPELDYLKNTLLKMTDQFEKTAARVTESDENEMLDFHARRLVEMAGNTIMGYLLLLDAERDRKYVQSAEIFVRKARAENVSAVSFINSFDSKDLGAYKRLSDL, encoded by the coding sequence ATGGCAAATTTTTTTAACGATAACGAACACCTGCAATTTCATCTCAATCACCCTTTGATGAAAAAAATAGTCCGGCTCAAGGAAAATGATTTCAAGGAAAGGGACGAATTCGACCATGCACCGCTGGATTTCGAAGATGCCATGGACAGTTATGAAAAAGTGCTTGAAATTATTGGCGAAATAGCCGGTGAAACCATACATCCCAATGCCGAAGGTGTTGACCGCGATGGCCCGGTGCTGCTCAACAACGAAGTCCGTTATGCAGCCGGAACTCAGGAAGATCACGAAGTGCTTGTAAAAGCTGGTTTGGTTGGCATGTCGCTGCCAAGAAAGTACGATGGCCTGAATTTTCCGATGGTTCCTTATGTTATAGCCGCTGAAATTGTTTCCCGTGCCGATGCAGGGTTCGCAAATATATGGGGCTTGCAGGACTGTGCTGAAACCATACACGAATTTGCCTCGGAAGAAATAAAGAACAAATATCTGCCGCGCTTTAACAAAGGCGCTACGGCAGCCATGATCCTTACCGAACCTGATGCCGGTTCCGACTTGCAATCGGTTCAGTTGAAAGCTACTTTTGATGAGAAAAAGAGCACCTGGTTTCTTAATGGTGTGAAAAGATTTATCACCAATGGCGATGCGGATATATCGCTGGTGCTGGCAAGATCAGAAGATGGAACCAGCGATGCCCGTGGCCTTTCACTGTTCGTTTACGACCGCAAAGAAAAAGCAGTGAACATTCGCCGGATTGAGAATAAACTTGGTATCAAAGGATCGCCAACCTGCGAAATGGTTTTTAACAATGCCCCGGCAACGCTTATTGGCGATACACGAATGGGCTTGATAAAATATGTGATGTCGCTCATGAATTCTGCCCGTCTTGGGGTTGGTGCCCAATCTGTTGGCATTGCTGAAGCCGCATACCGTGAAGCCTTGAAATATGCCTACGAACGCGAGCAATTTGGTAAACCTATAATCCAGTACCCGGCAATTTACGAATTGCTGACCATGATGCAGGCAAAGATCCATGCCACACGCACACTTCTATACGAAACGGCTCGATTTGTAGACGTTTACAAAGCTTACACATTTCTGGCCGAAGAGCGCAAACTGGATGCGGAAGAGCGAGTCGACCAAAAGTATTATTCCCGCAATGCTGATATTCTTACTCCCCTGGTCAAATTATTCGCCAGCGAGTATTGCAACCAGGTGACCTATGATGCTTTGCAAATTCATGGCGGAACCGGCTACATGAAAGATTTCCCGGTTGAAAGACTTTACCGCGATGCCCGGATCACAACTATTTATGAAGGCACATCACAGTTGCAGGTGGTTGCTGCAATAAGAGGTGTTGGTAACGGCGCTTATTTGAAGCTAATGCAGGAATATGCATCCAGGCCGGTTCACCCCGAACTTGATTACCTCAAAAATACGCTCTTGAAAATGACCGACCAGTTTGAAAAAACGGCTGCCCGTGTTACTGAAAGTGACGAAAACGAAATGCTTGATTTCCATGCACGCCGTCTTGTTGAAATGGCCGGAAATACAATCATGGGATATCTCTTATTGCTCGATGCCGAAAGAGATCGCAAGTACGTGCAGTCTGCAGAAATTTTCGTAAGAAAAGCCAGGGCCGAAAATGTTTCGGCCGTTAGCTTTATCAATAGTTTTGATTCAAAAGACCTGGGAGCTTACAAAAGGCTGAGTGATTTGTAA